In one Juglans regia cultivar Chandler chromosome 11, Walnut 2.0, whole genome shotgun sequence genomic region, the following are encoded:
- the LOC108993591 gene encoding GDSL esterase/lipase LTL1-like translates to MDTLLVFLSCLVTALSSISSQAEARAFFVFGDSLVDNGNNDYLATTARADSYPYGIDYPTRRATGRFSNGLNIPDLISEKIGSEPTLPYLSPQLTGQNLLVGANFASAGIGILNDTGVQFLNIIRISQQLAYFQQYQQRVSALIGPEQTRRLVNEALVLITLGGNDFVNNYYLVPYSARSRQFALPNYVVYLISEYRKILVRLYELGARRVLVTGTGPIGCVPAELALHSRNGECAVEIQRAANLFNPQLDQLIIQLNSEIGSDVFVTANAFEMHLDFISDPQAYGFITSKVACCGQGPYNGIGLCTPASNLCPNRDLFAFWDPFHPSEKANRLIVDTFMTGSTKYMNPMNLSTIIALDSRT, encoded by the exons ATGGACACCCTTCTGgtttttctttcatgtttggtAACAGCATTGAGCAGCATTTCGTCTCAAGCTGAGGCTCgtgctttctttgttttcggAGATTCACTTGTCGATAATGGCAACAATGACTACCTTGCCACCACTGCCCGTGCTGACTCTTACCCTTATGGCATTGACTATCCAACACGCAGAGCCACTGGTCGCTTTTCCAATGGCCTTAACATCCCTGATCTCATCA gTGAGAAGATTGGCTCGGAGCCCACATTGCCATACTTGAGCCCTCAGCTCACCGGACAGAATCTACTAGTGGGTGCTAACTTTGCTTCTGCTGGGATTGGAATTCTCAACGACACAGGAGTCCAATTT CTAAACATTATACGAATATCCCAACAACTGGCCTACTTTCAGCAGTACCAGCAACGTGTGAGCGCTCTTATCGGACCTGAGCAAACTCGACGGCTTGTAAATGAGGCGCTCGTCCTCATTACCCTCGGAGGCAACGATTTCGTGAACAACTATTACTTGGTGCCTTACTCTGCAAGATCTCGTCAATTTGCACTCCCCAACTACGTTGTCTATCTCATTTCAGAGTACCGGAAAATTCTAGTG AGATTATACGAGTTGGGAGCACGGAGGGTTTTGGTGACAGGTACGGGACCAATAGGATGTGTACCAGCAGAATTGGCATTGCACAGCAGAAATGGGGAGTGCGCGGTCGAGATTCAACGAGCTGCCAACTTGTTCAATCCCCAACTCGATCAACTCATCATTCAACTAAACTCCGAGATTGGTTCTGATGTCTTTGTTACCGCAAATGCCTTCGAAATGCACCTCGATTTTATCAGTGATCCTCAAGCttatg GATTTATCACATCAAAGGTAGCATGCTGCGGGCAAGGACCGTACAATGGGATAGGACTATGCACGCCAGCCTCCAATCTGTGCCCAAACAGAGATCTGTTTGCGTTTTGGGATCCATTCCATCCATCTGAAAAGGCCAACAGACTTATCGTAGATACCTTCATGACTGGATCCACCAAGTACATGAACCCCATGAATCTAAGCACCATTATAGCATTGGACTCCAGGACCTGA